CGTGGACGCCCGGCCAGTTGTGGACGACCGCGTCGTCGGCGTCGAACATCGACTCGCGGTCCGTCTCGCCGATGCGCTCGCGCGTGCCGGTCCGTGACCGAACGAGTTGCCGAGCGTCCCCCGAGTCGACTCGTCGAGGCGACCAGTGACCGTCGAGGCAAGGTCGAGCGCCGGATTCGCCCACTCGCTAGTCCCGCCGCCGGTGATCCCATGTTCGGCCGGCTCGAGCCCGGTCGCGACGGTCGCCCAGACCTCTGGCGTGTACGGAACGTCCTGCGTGTTCGCGAAGGTCTCGATCTCGCCGCCCGACTCGAGGCGGACGGCGTCGAGGTCGAAGTGGTCGACCAGTCCGGCATCGAGCGCGTCGAGCGCCAGTACGACAACCGTCATGCGTATCCCAGGTCCTCCAGATCTTCCTGCAGTGCGTCTTCCTTGACGACGTAGGCGGGATCGAACCGCTCGAATTCCCGCTCGAGGCTGGGGTCGTCCACCGGTTCGGTATCCTCGAGTCGATATGTTCCCTCGCCAGTCGTGATGTGATCGGCTGACATCGCGGCCTTTCGGTCCCCGTAGGCGGCGAAGGCGATTTCGCGATCGAGCGTGCCGACGCCGTGTTCGGAGCCGGTCAGGATTGTCGGAACGTCGACCAGCGAGACGACCTCGCCGAGATCGGGGGCGTTCCGCGTGCCGAACGGGACGTTCAGGAGTTCCGGGCGCATCTCGCCAGGATGGCCCCACAGCCCGTCCTCACCGAGCAGTTCACCGTGGTCGCCACAGAAGACGATGCGCGTCCCGTCCGGGATCGCGTCCCAGAGGGTCTCGAGACGGGCATCGAGGTCGACGACTTCCTGTCGGTAGAGCTCTCGGACGGCGGTCTCGTCCTCGTCGGATCCGCGGCCTGAGAGCACGCGGCGGGTGAGCCGCTGTGCTGTCGCCCGGTCGATATCCGCGCCGTCCGGATCGTACGGATGGTGGGGTTCCATGAAGTGCAGCCAGCCGAACCACTCCTCGCGGCCGTCGATCTCGGCCAGGAACTGATCGACGACGGCGTCCGCGGGCCGGAACGACTTCTCGGTCTCCTCAACGTAGCTCCGGAGCTGCTGGTATCGGTTGTAGCCCCAACTGGCGATCTTGTAGGGGAGCGATCCCCGCTCGAGCAAGATTGCACCCTTGTCCTTCAGCGACTCGCCGCCGCCTTTCGGCGACGTGAACGAGTCGAAGCCGGCCGCGTAGCCGTACTCCTGGGAGAGCAGATGATTTGTCGTGATCCCGACGCAGGGGGCGTCGAACTCGTGGGCGACGCTCGCCGCCGACTCAAGTCCGTTCCCGGCCGGATACTCCCCGCCGATAATCGCCGGGAAGCTGCCGGGTGTCGCGGTGCTCGTGGCGAAGGCGGCATCGTGGGTGTTGTCCAGAAAGTCCAGAGTTCGGGGCATGTACTGGACGTGATCGGTCCTGAGTGAATCGACCGTGACTAGCAGGGTAGTATCCGTCATGGGTTCGTGTTCACCGTCCGAAGCGGACTCGTACTCACAGGTCTCCGCGATCCTCTCGTGCTCATAGATAGCCCAAATCCTCCAGTCGCGCGCGGCTCGCCGCGTCTACCTCTTCGCCGAACGCCTGCTCGTCGTGTTCGTCATCAGTGACCCAGTCGCCGAAGGTGGACTCGAAGAGGCCGTCCGGGACCGTCTCGTCGGGGCGCTCGACCTGCTTCGACGGCGGCCCGGAGACGTCGTACACCGCCTCGGTGCCGAGTTGGTCACGGTAGTACTTCCGATCGTCCCGGTAGACGACTCGCTGGCCCCGGTCCCAGTACGATTCGTCGCCGCCCTCCGGGATGCCGGAGCCGGAGCCGACGATCTCGGCTCGAGCGCGCTCGCGCTCGAAGGCGAACGGATCGAAGGGGTCCTCGCTCGCGAGCGACCGGATCACGCCCCCGAGATCGGCGTGGGAACTGAGCCCATCCACGTCGACGGGACGGGCAGTGGTGTCGTCGGATGCGCTCCGCTCGCCGGACCCGGTACGGGTATCAGTGCCGTCAACCGCGAGATCGATGTCGCGATCACCAGTCGTGATGACGTCGAACGGGACGTGTAACAGCCCCTCGGAGAGGCTGCTCATGTGATTCATGAGATAGCCGTCGGACTCGTAGCCGAGATTCTCGCCGTGGTCGGCCGTCACGATCAGAATCGATTCGCGGTCGTCACTGGTCGCCAGTGCAGTCACGAGGTCCGCGACGACCTGATCAAGGTAGTCGATCGTCGCCGCGTACAGCTGGCGAACGCGCTCGACATCGGCGGCGTATTCGCCGAGGCCGTCCGCGACGTTCACGTCCGAATCACGGAACGAACTCGAGTGGAAGTCGGCGGAAACGCCGTGAATCGAGTCGTCTAACCCGCGAAACGGCGTATGCGGGCCGTGGGCGTCCATGAGATTGGCGAAGGCGATCACCGGGCCGTCGGGCTCAGTGACCTCCCGCTCGAGGGCTCGAGCGATCGAACGACCGCCGAAATCGGTCGGCTTCTCGATCGGCAGCTTCCGGCTCACGTCGTCCAGTTTGAGGAGGACGCCGTTGCACAGCGACCGCAGCGGATGGTCGTGTGCGAGGGCCTGCCGGACGAAATCAGCGTAGGCTTCCATGCCGTCGGTCGATCGATCGGAAATGTGTCGCTGGACGTCCATCCCCGCGGGGAGCCTGCGACTCGGCGAGATGGGAACCGTTCGATCGAAGAAACGATCGAACCCGAAGACGGGGCTGGCGTAGATATTCGACGTGACACAGACAGACTCGTACCCCTGCCGCTCGAGGGGTGCGATCCAGGTGTTCTCGGCGTCGATCGGGTCGAACCGACGCTGGTGTGCGTGGACGCCCGTTTCCGACGGAACCGAACCCGTCAGGAGTCCGGCGTGGCTCGGGACGCTCCAGCCGCCGAGCGCCCGCATCCCCTCGAAGCGGACGGTCGCCATCTCTCGGAGGCGGGTTGCATACCGGTCGTAGACGTCTTTCCTGACGGTGTCCAGACAGAGGACGACGACGTTCGGGCGGGCGTCTCCGGTCATGTGAATTGTGCGAGTGCGGCGCTGAATCGTTCTCCCTGGTTCGTTTCGGTCAGGTCAGTGACGAGGATCCGCTGGTCGCTCGCGATGGACTGCCGCTCCGCGGGCGACAGGTCGGCGAACGCCACTAGCCCGTCGAACAGGCCCGCCTCGGTCGGCGCGACGACTTGTCGAGACGGCAGTAGCTCCCGGACGCCGGTCGCCTCGGTGACGACCGTTGGCGTTCCCGAGAGGATTCCTTCGAGCGCTGCGACGGGAAACGCATCGCCCCGCGACGACTGGACGTAGACGCTTGCGCGGTCGAACCAGTCAGCGAACCCGTCCAGATCGACGAAGCCGGGTGTGACGACGCGGGGCAATGCCGCATACGGCTGCTCGTCGTGGCCGTCCCCAAGGATAACCAATTGAACGTCGGCATCGACGGTCCCGGCGAACCGCCCGACCGCTCGAGCCAGCCGATCGTAGCCGTTCGCGGGTTTGGCTTCGCCCGCCGAGAGGATCGTAAACGGGTCCGCGGGCGAACTTGGGGAGAGCGACACGAGCCGCTCGTACTTCTCGTCGGCGATCGGCGGCCGGACGTACG
This genomic stretch from Natrinema sp. SYSU A 869 harbors:
- a CDS encoding sulfatase-like hydrolase/transferase: MTDTTLLVTVDSLRTDHVQYMPRTLDFLDNTHDAAFATSTATPGSFPAIIGGEYPAGNGLESAASVAHEFDAPCVGITTNHLLSQEYGYAAGFDSFTSPKGGGESLKDKGAILLERGSLPYKIASWGYNRYQQLRSYVEETEKSFRPADAVVDQFLAEIDGREEWFGWLHFMEPHHPYDPDGADIDRATAQRLTRRVLSGRGSDEDETAVRELYRQEVVDLDARLETLWDAIPDGTRIVFCGDHGELLGEDGLWGHPGEMRPELLNVPFGTRNAPDLGEVVSLVDVPTILTGSEHGVGTLDREIAFAAYGDRKAAMSADHITTGEGTYRLEDTEPVDDPSLEREFERFDPAYVVKEDALQEDLEDLGYA
- a CDS encoding alkaline phosphatase family protein, encoding MTVVVLALDALDAGLVDHFDLDAVRLESGGEIETFANTQDVPYTPEVWATVATGLEPAEHGITGGGTSEWANPALDLASTVTGRLDESTRGTLGNSFGHGPARASASARRTASRCSTPTTRSSTTGRASTMAGHSSAPGT
- a CDS encoding sulfatase-like hydrolase/transferase, with the translated sequence MTGDARPNVVVLCLDTVRKDVYDRYATRLREMATVRFEGMRALGGWSVPSHAGLLTGSVPSETGVHAHQRRFDPIDAENTWIAPLERQGYESVCVTSNIYASPVFGFDRFFDRTVPISPSRRLPAGMDVQRHISDRSTDGMEAYADFVRQALAHDHPLRSLCNGVLLKLDDVSRKLPIEKPTDFGGRSIARALEREVTEPDGPVIAFANLMDAHGPHTPFRGLDDSIHGVSADFHSSSFRDSDVNVADGLGEYAADVERVRQLYAATIDYLDQVVADLVTALATSDDRESILIVTADHGENLGYESDGYLMNHMSSLSEGLLHVPFDVITTGDRDIDLAVDGTDTRTGSGERSASDDTTARPVDVDGLSSHADLGGVIRSLASEDPFDPFAFERERARAEIVGSGSGIPEGGDESYWDRGQRVVYRDDRKYYRDQLGTEAVYDVSGPPSKQVERPDETVPDGLFESTFGDWVTDDEHDEQAFGEEVDAASRARLEDLGYL
- a CDS encoding glycosyltransferase, encoding MTASTTARDQDSDSTIRTETKMSRPRRAATSDRCLLYQNSDAHPAHRVFADAVSADRRHFETGTRPPEPGGNTDRTVDRLRTAGTLPAYETVIAEGSAPLQTGLAYKLRHPGTTLVYLAADETFYTLSERPTRYLWHGLRPLSNRLLDGVIAVGRDVSRWARPYIGDVPVAYVRPPIADEKYERLVSLSPSSPADPFTILSAGEAKPANGYDRLARAVGRFAGTVDADVQLVILGDGHDEQPYAALPRVVTPGFVDLDGFADWFDRASVYVQSSRGDAFPVAALEGILSGTPTVVTEATGVRELLPSRQVVAPTEAGLFDGLVAFADLSPAERQSIASDQRILVTDLTETNQGERFSAALAQFT